The Littorina saxatilis isolate snail1 linkage group LG1, US_GU_Lsax_2.0, whole genome shotgun sequence nucleotide sequence tgacttcctcccccaatagacatcattattagggatgaggaggaagcacaatgactaaactttggtttccttctacgatataatttaccattataatgatttccttttaaaccctatgatgaacactatttacaacaacacaaagacgagacaaaacagtacaactggtaactaatgtaggttccctgtcccctgccaccggccgctaattcaccttcagcaaaaactgacaaaagtctatccaattagaccaagaaatttgacttacctcacacaggctaatgaaaaacatcgcgcactttacgcaaccgactttaacaaagtccacagtagacgtacattactactgaaaataacttcgaactcaaacgacaattcacacacgaatttcgaagccgttcgaacaaacatctggtctcggccgagacagaaaaaagaatgcctatgaatttctcagtcagcaaccaggtaaacggtgaaccctacaaatagcgcgcagcttaccgtgaacgtcccgtgcaatgcgtgcaaagCGTGCAAGGCGCGAATCACTGAGCTAAGCCCAGCTACCGGTCTTCCCACCTTGACACAGGTACCTGTCAGCAACGCCCGACCAAGGAACCTTATAACTACATACAACTGTCCGCGACAATGCCCCCCAAGCTAAGCATAGACATCTGTCTACACGGCAAAAGATCCCTATTCAACGCATGCCCGACTGAGGTAGTCGGCTCCCACGTTGCGACTACCGGGAATCACCCGCACGGTGAAACTGTAGGCTTGCAACAACAAACTCCAGCGCATGAGCCTGCTGTTCACCACCTTTGCTGTCTGCAGGTAACGCAGTGGTTGGTGATCTGTCTCCAACACAAACGTCTGTCCGTACAAAAATGGCTGGAACTTCTGGGTAGCCCATACAACGGCCAGACACTCACGTTCAATGGTGGAGTACTTGCTCTCCGGGGTGGACAACTTCCGGCTGGCGTAGGCGACAGGGTGGAACACGCCATCCTTTTCTTGCATAAGCACAGCTCCCAGTCCATGATCAGAGGCATCCGTCCGAAGCGTGAATGACTGCGACAGATCCGGCAGTTGCAAAACTGGCTTTGAGGTCAGCCTGGCTTTCAGAGCCCTGAATGCCTTCTCACACTCGGCTGTCCAAACCACGGTGTTGGGAGAATTCTTCTTTGTCAGATCAGAGAGCGGCAGAGCAATTGCAGAGAAATTTGGGATGAACTTCCGGTAGTATCCGGCTAGACCAAGGAACGCCCGAACTTGCTTCTTGGTCTCTGGAACCGGAGCCTCGTCAATTTTCTGCAGCTTGTTGTCCTCAGGTAAGATCTCACCCTTCCTCACCACGTGACCCAAGAAACTCAACTCCTCGAACCCAACGAAGCACTTCATCGGTCTGGCAGAGAGATTGGCCTGCTCAAGGCGCCGCAACACAGCCTCCAGCGCAGCCAAATGTTCCTTCCAGGTTTCGGTCGCCACCAGAATGTCGTCCATGAAGTTATGAACGTCGTTCCTCCCCAGCGGTTCCAGCAAAGCCCTCATCATACGGGAAAACACAGCCACGGCGTTCTTCAGTCCAAACGGCATGACTGTAAATTGGAACTGGCCTACCGGAGTGGTGAACGCGGTCATGGGACGGACGTCGTCTCGGATGGGTATCTGCCAATACCCCTTGGAAAGATCAAACTTGCTGAAGTAAGTCGCTCGACCCAAACCAGCGAACAGGTGTTCCACATCTGGGAGTGGTTCAGCATCGAAGACTGTCACATCATTCAGCCGCCTGTAATCCACACAAAAGCGAACCTTCCCATCCTTCTTGCGGATGAGCACAACAGGGGCGTTGTAGGGAGAAGCAGCCGGTTCGATAACACCCAACTTCTTCATGGCCTGCACCTCTTCCTTGATGGTCTCTACCTTGGCATAAGGTAAAGGGTACTGTTTCACTCGAACCGGTTTCGCGGATTCCACCGTCATGTCAAAAACGGCCAAAGGCGTCTGAAGGGGGACATCAGTAAGAACTCTTTCGTGCCTCTCCGCAATCTCCAACACCTGACGTCGTTGCTCGGCAGTCAGTGTAGCAGACAAGTTGACGTCCGCCACCGTTTCTTCGCCTTCCAAGCAGGGCAGGGGTAGTTCCCGATCAGGCGAAATCATCTCCTCAGTTTCTTCCACCACCGCAACCGCTATGGTGGGTATCACATCTGAGGGGTCCGTGGTGTTTTGTCGGTCTCTGTACAACTTGAGAAGATTGGCGTGGTACAGCTTCTCACGCCCGTAGATCCGAATCCTGTAGTCTGACTCGcctttcttctccaaaacgtcGAACGGTCCCTGCCAACACAACTGcagcttgttcttcttctgcggcaGCAGCAACAAAACCTTGTCTCCAGGCTGGAACTGTCTTCGCACTGTCTTCCGGTTGAACACCTCCGCGTGTTTCTGTGCAGCAGCTGACAGATTCTGACGCGCCAGTTTGCAGGTTTCCTCAATCCGGTTCCTCAAGTCAACCACATACTCAGAAGTCGTACGAACTTGTTCATCGACTTGCTCCTCCGTCCATAGGTTGCGAAGAACAGACATGGGTCCTCGCACTGTCCTGCCGTATAGAAGCTCAAAGGGAGAGAATCCCAGACTCTCCTGTGGAACTTCACGATAAGCGAAGAGGAGTGCAGGAATGTAGCGATCCCACTGCTTCGGTTTCTCTTGAGCAAGCTTGCGTAGCATGGTCTTGAGTGTTCCGTTGTACCGTTCCACCAATCCGTTTCCTTGCGCATGGTACGGAGTAGTCGCTAAACCCTTGATGGCCAGCAAACGCTCCACTTCTTTCATCACCTCGGACATGAACTGGGTACCACGGTCTGTCAAAATCTCTGAGGGAATTCCTACTCGAGTCCAGACTGCCCACATCGCTTCTGCAACCTTCACAGCCTCAATCGACTTCAATGGAATGGCTTCCGGGtaccgagtagcgtagtccacaaaCACCAAAATGTACCTGTTACCAGACTCAGAAGCAGGGATGATGGGACCCACCAGATCGATCGCCACACGCTCGAACGGCGTATCGATGAGAGGCATCTTACCTAACGGTACCTTCTGTGGCTTATGAGAAACCTTTTGACACTGATCGCAAGACAACACAAAGCGACGTATGTCTGCGCACATACCTGGCCAAAAGAACTGCTGCCAAACTCGATCACGTGTCCTCTGAACACCCATGTGACCTCCCATAGGCGGTTCATGGGCCAACTTGATAACACCTAACCTCAACTGCTGGGGAACAACAACCTGAGTATAGACGCTACCACCACCGCGATACTCACGGTAcagaatcttcttcttccaaacaaaCCCAACTTCACCAGAGTGACCAGACGTTCTGACGTCCCGGCGATCTGCCGCCTCACTACAACTCTTCAAAGTCGAATCATTCCGCTGAAGGTCATGCAACTGCTCAGGGGTGACTGTTTCTAGCCCTGGAGCAGCAACATGTAACAAAGTCGACTTCTTCCCTTCAGCGGCAGCCTGAGCACGAGTGACAACTGACACAACCTTGGACACAGCGTACACTGGAAGAACAATCGAGTCACCCAGCCGGGCGTGATTACCTACAATGAAATCAGCAACAGGTGTATCCATGACGATAGCCTCAACCTCACCAGTGTAGAAAGGACAATCAACCTGAACCTTAATCACTGGATAGCGCCTCTTGATGTCTTTCTCAGCCATAGAAACCTCAAGATCCTGTCCTGTGAACTGAGACCTGGAAACTAATGAACTCTTCACGACACAAACCTGAGATCCAGTATCACGCAACCCCTCTACTGCAACACCATCCACTACAACCAGGCATCTCGGGTCGTAGTCTTGCTGGCTACAGGGAGTACACAAAGTGGGTACACTGACGGGCGGTAAAGACTTCTCAGGACCACTATTCACCGCTCCCGTCGACTTGCTCTTCTTGGGGCAATCTCTAGCCAAATGTTTGGGGGACTCACAGATGAAACACTTCCTACCGGATGTACCAACTGAGTTATCTCCACTTTTCTGCTTTTCACCAACGCCAGCCTTTCCACCCTGATCACGATCATGCTGAAAAAACTTCTTACTGTCACGGTGTGCTTCAAAATGAATCTCAGCGGACTTAACTGCTTCGGCTAACGTCTGAGGTTTTTTCTCCTTAACGTACGCGGCCATGTCCGCGCTCAGGGTCTGCAAGAACTGTTCCAGCAAAACCAACTGTTTCAGTTCTGTGATCTCGGAAAGCTCATGCCACTTAGTCAAATTCTCTTCAATGCGAGCACCGAACTGTCTGAACGTTTCATGTTCTTTTCTCTTGCAGGTTCTGAGACGACGGCGGTAGGTTTCGGCTGTGAGCTGATAGCGGCCTAACAACGCGACCTTCAAACCGTCATAGTCGTCTGCGCTATCATCATCCAGAGTGTTGTACACTTCTACAGCCCTACCCGACAACCTAGTCGAGACCCTAGTTGCCCACGTATTTCTCTTCCACTTGTACAAGGTAGCGACTCTCTCAAACCTTTTCAACCAAGTAGCTATGTTTTCTTTGCTCTCATCAAACATCGGTATGGAAGGCCGAAAACCACGAAGGTCACTAGACTCTTCTTCGCCTGAGGAATCTCCCTCATTATCAGCTCCATCCCTACTTCCTTTCTTCACCCTCTTACTTTCAGACTCTCTCTGCAGGAGTTGCATGCGAAGGTCATGCTCTTCTCCTTCCTGCTTTTGCTTACGGTCATGGTCCTCTCTCTCTtgcctttgtttttcttcaaacaTCTGAGTACGTTCATATGCGGCTTTCTCATCAGTCTCTCGCTGAGCTTGAACATACTTAACTCTCTCATCAGTCTCTCGACGCGCTACTTCTAGCTTGTCCTGATAAGCTTTCCTTTCTAGTTCAAGTTTCTCCTTCTCTAGCTCTAGTCTAGCCTGTTCCGCATCTTCACGGGTCATTCGCTCGGCAATAAACTCAGGAATACTGGCAGATTTAACACCTAGCTCCTCAGCAAGTGAACGCCACCTAGCAATCCTATCCGAACTACTTTCCGTCCTAGACGCCATGATAGCACTATCATCAAGAACACGACCAGAACGAAGTTCCATAAACAAGAACAAACTAGCAAACGGTTAGCCAAAAcatgaaaaatcaaaacaaggcACAGCTGACTGGTAACAAGGACAGGAAACCCACAAGGCCTGATGCTAACCCTCGGGCCCCTCCAACCACCCACAGTtaccagacaacaacaaaagctaaTTAACTACAGTACATCAGTGTCCAGTGTATGGGAAGTGTGGCCAACGACAAAAATGAAGTGAATTCCTTGAATTCAAAGAGGATTTATCCTGGCAAGCTCGCCATTGTCGCGTGCATGCacgtttgcatgtttagtttttcacataaaaactttggccacacaacacagcactcacagaacaccaatgtaaataaatgaaagtatttaatagttcccagttgggtgaaatatgggggtgacgatggatggaacaatgaaagggttaacacgaatacatgaggatgaacataatgaacatgagaaagtacacaacagtcaaaataacgacaacaaacgacatacgagacaatcaggatagtcaaacacaaagcacgtacgtcataaaggccctcctcattccataaatgatatctatcgtaagaaagtacttatctacacgttcgacgaattcaggggggggggggggtgcgccctcgggtcgacacctgcgtctctgtcgcgggggtgagagaatcagcccagttaagagctgtcacacggcacacactctgcagtgacggcgccggttcgatgttgctgcccaacagcagcgtggttgcgccgctgtgacgttacaagatagctgctcaaaacagcgtaatgaagcctcggagaagatccagaggggctgctcacacagcagcgtgggggtgacgatgcgagagtccaaactggctgctcacgcagcagcgtggtggtgcctcctccatgctgtgaagctagggttcgcaccttcccgtccggtctgtcttcgacagtaaacactgaaagcctagaaggccaaagtcaatattctccccaaaaatataagacacgtgacttcctcccccaatagacatcattattagggatgaggaggaagcacaatgactaaactttggtttccttctacgatataatttaccattataatgatttccttttaaaccctatgatgaacactatttacaacaacacaaagacgagacaaaacagtacaactggtaactaatgtaggttccctgtcccctgccaccggccgctaattcaccttcagcaaaaactgacaaaagtctatccaattagaccaagaaatttgacttacctcacacaggctaatgaaaaacatcgcgcactttacgcaaccgactttaacaaagtccacagtagacgtacattactactgaaaataacttcgaactcaaacgacaattcacacacgaatttcgaagccgttcgaacaaacatctggtctcggccgagacagaaaaaagaatgcctatgaatttctcagtcagcaaccaggtaaacggtgaaccctacaaatagcgcgcagcttaccgtgaacgtcccgtgcaatgcgtgcaaagCGTGCAAGGCGCGAATCACTGAGCTAAGCCCAGCTACCGGTCTTCCCACCTTGACACAGGTACCTGTCAGCAACGCCCGACCAAGGAACCTTATAACTACATACAACTGTCCGCGACAGTATACGAACGCTGCTTAAGTAAAGTAATACATTCGCGATCGTCAACGTCTCAAGCAGTGGCTAATACTGGCCATCCTCATAACTCGTCACATAGGTATATGATCTTATCTAATTAATGTACTTCTGCTCGTAACCAATTTTGGGCCTTCATTTTTGAAGCAGCGAGCCGGAGAAAATACCGCAGAACAGCGACCACATACATTATTTGCCTGTGGTATTTTTTTTTCCTAATCAATTTTGTTCAATCCGCGGAATAAACATAGAAGTAGCAACAGAAATAAAGTTTACCACAGGAACGCGACGGTTTTTGGCCGACAAGCTAACGACTTTCACTTTGAAGGAGGTCAAGGACAAGGGTGGTGTGCAGAAAAGAGTGCTCAACTAGATGGAACCCAAGCACTAAGTCGGGTTGGTTGAATCAAACACAATCTCGAATTCAACCAATCTTTTCAAGCGCTTGGTTCCTACCCAGTTGAGCATTTTTTCATGCATACCACCCCAGCTCTCAGCTTCAGTCAGCTGATGCATTTTGTGGGGATAAAAAACACCATTATGATATCTCAAGGACCAGCAATCAAACTGCTTTCGCCTTCCACTCGGGTTATCACACAATAGGTTGGCGATTCTTTGCACGACTGTCGCCTTTACGGTGGCCTGAAACGCTCGTGATCATATGCAAGACGGTCGACTAACTCACAGTGCCACAAGTTGATGATCATATGCAAAACCAACGTCGCCTTTGCGCTATCGCGACTCGATCGGCGAATTCTCCATGCACAAACTAAGCTAAAGCCTCCACACCCACCCaacccacccctcccccacccctcaccccaacccaccccaccccacacaccccaaaaaacaaaaatccaacaacaacaaataaaaataaaaataaaaataaaataaaatacaaaaacacacacaaacacctccCACTTCTCACTCGCgctcttaaaaaaaataaaaaatgctgCGATGGAGAGACCGATGGCGCGGTGTGTAACCGGATCATGCAGTAACCCTATCATATCCTCCGACACTAATCTAATCCCCCCAAAACACATAAGTCAGCTTGGTTGACCACACGATACGTCTGGAGCGGTGCGCTTCGCACTGTCGCTGGCTCCGTGCTAAGCCCTCAAGATGCCGCTCGGCGCCGGCCCTTCAGACGTTGCAGACACGGCGAAACAATTGTCAATGTTGTGTGAGACGCTTGCTTGTTGTGCTTGTTGTGCTGGTACCCGGCCCTTGTTGTCGAATGGGTATGAGATgggtctttacacccccggtataggggtgtgtataggtttcggtcgatgtgtttgtttgtttgtttgtttgtgtgtttgtgttcgcatatagatctcaagaatgaacggaccgatcgtcaccaaacttggtgaacaggttctatacattcctgagacggtccttacaaaaattgggaccagtcaaacacacggttagggagttattggtggattaagattctacaaggacttatagagggacatattaatggtcaaagggaaataaccttctcagttggtggcagtgagaatggtaaggacgggggtgtttttcctacctcggaggaatttctttttgttgttgttgtttgttgtaataCCAGGGTGCACTGTTTCAGTCGAACCTGCCCATGCGATCTCCTTTCGAAACCGACAACCTGCCCATAAAGACCACTCTGAAAGATCCCAGAAGAGTTTTCTTCGATatcattcacctttccatagcaaccacctgtctaCAGCGACCACGTGTGGTCGGTCTCTTGTGTGCTTGTTATAGACAAGTTCGGACACGTGCAACAAAGGAAACTGTTTGTCTAAACTAATCGGGAAATTGTGTGTAGTGACCCTCTGTCCCGCGGGTATCTACAAGATTCTCAGCCTGCGCTAACCAACAAGAATACACACAgaaatacacgcacgcacgcactcacgtacggaacgcggatcgtatcaactgatgcaggaaattgatgcatccaaaaccacgaatttgatgcatcgttttgatgcatcagaattttcgggttttcccggaaagtgccgagcaaaaagcaaaatttgaaccggaatacgaagcgaaacgaactaTTTCTAAGCCTCTTTTGTACGCGCCATTCCCAATCCCACTACCAGCAGGAATTTTTACGAAATCATGGCAAGTGTAATTGACGGTTTGAAAGAAGCTGTGGTTCAAACAGTCGAGCAAAGACGGCAGGAGGCGGcatctgtttatattcgtcaaaatgtcatttcaagtttttccgtgctcaggcatttcttacggaaagaccggaaatgaatgatctttcgcatgcatacaaaaccgaaagtgatgcatcaaaatgatgcatcaaaatgatgcatcattttctaaaaggatgcatcattttcgtatcggatgcatccgtttttgaaaatgatgcatcctttttgaaaatgatgcatccttttgtgaaaatgttgcatcaaattgtgaaaatgatgcatcaaatcttggttttggatgcataaatttgatgcatcagttgatacaaTCCGCGTTCCGtactcacgcatgcacacacacacacacacacacacacacacacacacaaacgcatatcAAAATGAGTCTGGATCAGACGAAGTTTGCAAAGTCGCAGAACTGAATGTTCTAATCGAAggaaacggactttaactgaaaACGGTAGCAAAACTATCAtagttggaacgtttaattattgacaaaacactACGTTACAATttcagtacgtcgacccagtggtcttttattaagtagacagacatacaaacacttatgatacaaataagGAACTTATTTCAAAACCATCGATGAATCTCGCATTGTGTGCAGATGCTGGCGAATAATTTTGGAAAGTTTGCAGTCTTGTATATTTGTACATATGTTTGTGGATTTATGTTCAGCAATATAGAAAACACAAAACTAAAGTATCTGAAACCAGGGTCGACGTTTCAAAGTTTTATGAGGGTGGTACTAATGCCGCAAGAGTTGTTAACAATCTTCAGTTAAGTGACAGCCGCCATTGCTGATACCGTGGCGACTGGAACCCGACACGGTCGCGATGTTTCACCGGTATCTTCATTACAGTCTTTTCACACTCGCTGACTATGTTTCACCATTGTTTTCATGCATTGCACTCTCTTTACATTTCGGCTATGTTTCATCATTGTTTTTTGGTTTGATAAATGTTTATTTCTGAAAACGTGCTAATAAAATTGATATTTACCCCTGTgttagaaaacacacacacgtacacaagtATGCCTTCTCTATGAAGCTGTTCTGTGTGAGTATGTTTATTTTTCAACAAATTAGAGTACTCTGGTTCCAGCACTTACAACGTAATAACCGAAACAGTTACTCTTCTTTGCCTAATATATAATATGTCGGACACCTTTTTCTTCTATATTTCATTTTGCTATACTGTGACCTTTCTCTTCAAGTTTTTCCTTTTCGTTCCAATTTCTCTTCTCACGCTGTGGTCTCCTTTTTGACTTCACCGGGGAAAGAAAGTCTGCGGTGTTTTTCCCCGAGCTCCAAATCTGATAATGTCCAAGTGTTGTCGGACAGAAAGTAAGACGTTCCACAAATGGTCACCCATTTGTCGGTCTCGGACACTCAAACCCTTCATTAATTTT carries:
- the LOC138964918 gene encoding uncharacterized protein; translated protein: MASRTESSSDRIARWRSLAEELGVKSASIPEFIAERMTREDAEQARLELEKEKLELERKAYQDKLEVARRETDERVKYVQAQRETDEKAAYERTQMFEEKQRQEREDHDRKQKQEGEEHDLRMQLLQRESESKRVKKGSRDGADNEGDSSGEEESSDLRGFRPSIPMFDESKENIATWLKRFERVATLYKWKRNTWATRVSTRLSGRAVEVYNTLDDDSADDYDGLKVALLGRYQLTAETYRRRLRTCKRKEHETFRQFGARIEENLTKWHELSEITELKQLVLLEQFLQTLSADMAAYVKEKKPQTLAEAVKSAEIHFEAHRDSKKFFQHDRDQGGKAGVGEKQKSGDNSVGTSGRKCFICESPKHLARDCPKKSKSTGAVNSGPEKSLPPVSVPTLCTPCSQQDYDPRCLVVVDGVAVEGLRDTGSQVCVVKSSLVSRSQFTGQDLEVSMAEKDIKRRYPVIKVQVDCPFYTGEVEAIVMDTPVADFIVGNHARLGDSIVLPVYAVSKVVSVVTRAQAAAEGKKSTLLHVAAPGLETVTPEQLHDLQRNDSTLKSCSEAADRRDVRTSGHSGEVGFVWKKKILYREYRGGGSVYTQVVVPQQLRLGVIKLAHEPPMGGHMGVQRTRDRVWQQFFWPGMCADIRRFVLSCDQCQKVSHKPQKVPLGKMPLIDTPFERVAIDLVGPIIPASESGNRYILVFVDYATRYPEAIPLKSIEAVKVAEAMWAVWTRVGIPSEILTDRGTQFMSEVMKEVERLLAIKGLATTPYHAQGNGLVERYNGTLKTMLRKLAQEKPKQWDRYIPALLFAYREVPQESLGFSPFELLYGRTVRGPMSVLRNLWTEEQVDEQVRTTSEYVVDLRNRIEETCKLARQNLSAAAQKHAEVFNRKTVRRQFQPGDKVLLLLPQKKNKLQLCWQGPFDVLEKKGESDYRIRIYGREKLYHANLLKLYRDRQNTTDPSDVIPTIAVAVVEETEEMISPDRELPLPCLEGEETVADVNLSATLTAEQRRQVLEIAERHERVLTDVPLQTPLAVFDMTVESAKPVRVKQYPLPYAKVETIKEEVQAMKKLGVIEPAASPYNAPVVLIRKKDGKVRFCVDYRRLNDVTVFDAEPLPDVEHLFAGLGRATYFSKFDLSKGYWQIPIRDDVRPMTAFTTPVGQFQFTVMPFGLKNAVAVFSRMMRALLEPLGRNDVHNFMDDILVATETWKEHLAALEAVLRRLEQANLSARPMKCFVGFEELSFLGHVVRKGEILPEDNKLQKIDEAPVPETKKQVRAFLGLAGYYRKFIPNFSAIALPLSDLTKKNSPNTVVWTAECEKAFRALKARLTSKPVLQLPDLSQSFTLRTDASDHGLGAVLMQEKDGVFHPVAYASRKLSTPESKYSTIERECLAVVWATQKFQPFLYGQTFVLETDHQPLRYLQTAKVVNSRLMRWSLLLQAYSFTVRVIPGSRNVGADYLSRACVE